The Halichoerus grypus chromosome 9, mHalGry1.hap1.1, whole genome shotgun sequence genomic sequence CATAGTAAAGGGCTCAAAACATGGAAGATATTGTCTTCCCTTGTCAGAGTGGTGGTCATACTCTTGGGATAGAGAGTACAAATGCAAGAAGGTGCCCTGTGGAGGAAAGAAATTAATGTACTTTTAGTGAGGTTGCTTCTCCAGTTTGTTCCAATAGCAATTTTGCATACTTAATTAGTGGAGACCCAAATACctatggggaaggggaagggctgTGTCCACCTCTGTCTTTATCCCCACACAATACTTTGCTTACATCAGGCCCTCAGTAATTGTTTGTGTATTTTACTAGTTGGGTAAAGAAATGAAGGAGGCCAGGAACTAAGGGGTGTAACTTGTTTcccttggaattttcttttgCATAATAAAGTCTGGAGTGTAATGAATGACAGTGAGATaatatctacctttttttttcagcatGGGCCAATAAGATACAAGCTCTGATGGCTGTTGCAAGCGTTGGCCAATCTAAAATTCCCAAAGGAAATGGATCTTATTCTGTCGGTTGTACGGACTTGATGTTTGATTATACTGAGAAGGTAATGCTTTGATTAATACCACTTATGCTTATATTCTAATACTGACTGTTACTATTTCCCACTAGAGGGTTTTAAAACTTGCCCTTGCCCTCACCTGAGAACGACTCATTTTGCCATTTGTCTTGTCCCATAAGAAGCCTTTCGCTAGTTAAGTCATTCCCCAACTTGTTGCTGTCATCTGACTAATTTATCAATAAACTCTCTTTATTTCCCCCATCCTTAATGGTAGAAACCAACATGCTCATACTTTCTTTTCACGCAGAAAGCatattgttctattttgtttctctgtctaCTGTATTTCAATCACCACAGCAGCTTAAAAAAGTTTTCTCTGGACCTCTCTGTGAACAACAAAGGTATTTGGGTCTCCACTAATTAAGTATGCAAAATAGCTATTGGAACATATTGGAGAAGCAACCTCACTAAAAGTACATTAATTTCTTTCCTCTACAGGGCACCTTCTTGCGTTTGTATTATCCATCCCAAGAGGATGACCACCACTCTGACACCCTTTGGATCCCAAACAAAGAGTATTTTTTTGGTCTTAGTAAATATCTTGGAACACACTGGCTTATGGGCAAAATATTGAGCttattttttggtaagatttCCATTGATCCTGCTTTGTAGGCTCTAGAATATAAGAAAACCTTGAAAACAGCCAAAGTTTCCGGCAAAGATCAAAGTAGATTTTCTCCAGTCTAAACTTAGTATTTCTTAAAAGCCCAGATAACCATCAGAGAATCAAGGGTTCTCATTTGGTTTGTTCTGCATATATTGGGGTAGATGGAGGGAGTGAAAGTGTCAGACTTTCCGATTGGCTGTAATATCTGTCTCTGGCTGGTCTTTCATTTTCCTGCTTACGTACTGTGGGGGAGCAATAATCTGGTGCGTAAGTAGCGGGCTGGCTGAGATGGCCAGTGCCCTGGATGCTCGGTAGGAAGGTGAAAGCTAATTTCTCACCTATGGTAAATGAGGAGACTCTACTCTCATTCCCATTGCCCACCCCCAAGGAACCAGCTTCTCTCACCAAGACAATCTGCTGTGCATTCATCACTTCGTTTGTCTACATATCACTAATATAGATGTTTCCTTCCTTATCTGTTTGACCAGACACTACAGTTGGGCCAGTGTTAACTATGTCTTCAAATTTGCCTCTCAAAACTACCTACAACTTttcttttggcatttattttaaacatctcCTTGGGGTTTTCTTAAAAACCACTTTATCACAGAAATATGGAAATACAACTACACCTCTTTATGGTGCTGAATAAGTTATAAATCACTTTACATATCACTTTATAAATTACTTTGTATATCACAGAGCGGTCATCACATCCAATCTTCATGACTCCATCTccgttttataaatgagaaaatggaacaCAAATAACTGAGCATAGTAATGACAACAGCAATTGAGAAGTGAAGGAAGGGAAGACAATATCTTCCATGTTTTGAGGCCCTTACTAATGTCACGAGATGGGTGCTTTGCATATATTCCCTACTTAGGTAACATTCTCACAAAAGCCCTGTAAGACATCATTTGctctattttacaaaagaggatgGTGAAACTCAGAGAGTTCTtttaacttgctcaagatcaatGGTAAGTGGGAGAGCTGCATCCAAAACCACAGCTGAGTGTGAAGTCAATGGTCTGTTTCTCTTGATCATAACCAAATTAGAATGAAAGGAGTCCCTAATTTGAAGATTCTGGTTCTCAGTGTAATGCTCCTGAGGTTCAATTTGGTTTCAGAATATTCCCTTTGAAGTTTTGCCAACACCTGGGATTGGTACTACCCTGAATTGAATACACCTATAAGTAGGAAAGTGTCTCATCTTAAGCACAGAGCTGGCAGTGGGAACTgatgataaatgatttttttagtcTTGAGAAAAACTACATGCTTCAGGTCCTTGGTTGGTAGGTATCTAGTAGCAGACTTTTTAATGAATTTACTAGTagtacataaaaacaaatataaattccaTGGGTCAGGATTTATACTAAGAAGATGTAAGTTAAATTAACCAGCAACATTCAAGTCAGAGAAAACACTAATTATCATCTCTCATTGTCTAGGTTCAATGACAACTCCCGCAGACTGGAATTCCCCTCTGAGGACTGGTGAAAAATATCCACTAATTGTTTTTTCTCATGGTCTTGGAGCATTCCGGTAATGTTTGAAAGGCTGAACAATTTTAATTCCTAAGGACCAATGACCAAATGCATCCCCCCCACCAAAAGGAGAGCAGATTTTAGAGTATCATGCCGGCTCCCGTCTTGGAGGAATTGGGGTTCCTTAAATATTGGCTGTGGTCTGTTGGTCAGTCCAGCCCTATCTTGTCAAGTAGTTTGTTCCTTCCTTCTAGCTCATGGGGACTAGCCTCATGACAAGAAGAGAAGGGTTTACATTTTTGGCTGTCACCCTGCTATATTATATCTACACTCTCAAAACCACCCACTGGGTTAGGTCTTCTGAGAAACTGACACCAAGATTGGATTACCTGTAAAAGACATTTATTGAGAGAAATGTCTGTGAAGGATAGAGGGAATTGAGCAGGAAAGGATAGGGAGAACCTTCAGATCATGATGCAGCTTGGACACATGGGAAAGAGATGGGGAATGGAGAGATTGATATAAAGAGTCTCAGATTATAGCACACTTCAAGGAGAGATGGGACCAGGCCAACTGAGGGAGTGCTTGACCAGAAGTTGCTCATCAAAGGAGTCCTGCATCTCACCAGAATGGGCCTACATTAGTACCTACGCTTTGCCCAGTCACTGGGTGCAGCCCACAGGAAGCTTAGCTGGTGGTGGTGGATCTAGAGGGacaggggctgggtggggtctTTAATGAACTATGCTCTCTGTGGCATGATCTCTGAGTGGCACATTTTCATGACCTccattccctctcctcttccatctTCTCAGCTGCCTACCCTTCTTTCTGCCTCAGAGGATTATAAGACTTTCAGAAATAGGTGGCTTTTAGCTGGCAAGAAGTTGGGTAGTATCTGCAATAGAAATTAtcttcagggggcgcctgggtggctcagtgggttaaatgtctgactcctgattttggctcaggtcatgatctcagggtcatgagattgagtccggcagcaggctccacactcagcggggagtctgcttgagattctctccctctcgctttccctctgcccctccctctgctcatgctctctctctttctctttctctctctctctcaataaataaatagatgaatcaAAAGAAATTATCTTTGGTACTTTAATTGTAGTCTAGCTAGTTATTTGATTTCTACTTGATCCGGCCTGCTGCCTGTTTCTATGAATAAagctttattgaaacacagccacattCATTCCACCTTTCGCATTGTCTGTGGCTACTTTGGTGCTACGACAGCAGAATTGAGTGGCTGTGACAGATACTGTATTGCCCACTAAGCTGGAAATATTTACGTCCTGGCCTTTGACAGAGAAGGTTTGCTGATCCCTTCCTGAGTAGGCTGTGTATCTTCAGCAGTAGAAGACAGAGTTCCTACTACCTCCCTTTTGTTCTCTATTGCCATTTCCTATTGAATGCATGATATGAGAAGATTGTGCAGAATGAAGAATGGAAAGGGGGCATGAATGCAGTTGCTTAGCACATGATTCTGTGTCCAATCATTTAAATAAGAGTTGACCTATGTTCAGTCTTTACCCTGTTTTAGACACATAGTTACAAGCACTGAACATGTATTAACTTACTTCATCCTTACAGTAATCCCACCAGGTCCCCCACCATTACAGAGGAAAGATCAGTGACTTATCCAAGGCAGATCAGTGGTGGATCCAAATGCAGGGATTAGACTGCAGGTCCCGTTCTCCTAAGCACGACACTGCACTGCCTTCCTACATATGCTATCTTACGAAAACTTTACAACTGTTCTAAAGCAAAGGCGTTGTTAGTCCCATTTTACGGATGCTGACAAAGATTCAGTAATTACCTAAAGTCATATAGCTGATAAGTAGTGGGGCCAAGATTAAAGCCCAGAACTCTCAAAAGTGATATTTAGAATCACCGCATCAGGGTTTCTCAATGTTGGGACTACGGACGTTTTGCAGGAAATAATTTCTTATGGTGGAGGGTGGTCCTGTGcgctgtaggatgtttagcaacatccctctacccactagatgccagtaaccCCCTCTGCCCAGTCATGATGATGAAGATACCTCCAGACGTTGTCAAATATCCCCTGAGGGGCAGAGCTGCCCTCTTCGAGAACCACAGCTATCTGGTTTACTCCCGGGCACTACTACGGGGGTATAATGGCTTCCATGTTCCCAGGTTTATTAGCGGACCCCGGACCTCAAtgctttcctctttttgttttgaagGACAATTTATTCTGCTATTTGCATTGATCTGGCATCGTATGGGTTCATAGTTGCTGCTGTAGAACACAGGTAGGTCACCTGGGCTCTaactttcaaaaagatttataaaaaaaatcaatgaaattgtcAACTGTGGTTAcatgatgaggaaaaaaaaaaaaggagactgaGTTAAACTGTCAAGAGTTAAAAAGCAGCTAGCATTTCTGGTGTTTATTGTGTGCCCTGTTCATTCACCATCATTTAATCTTTGTAAGAACACTTTTAAATCGTTACTATTATCACTGTTTTAAGGAGGAGGGAAATGAAGCTGGAAAAGGGTAAGTAATTTGCCTCACCACACGGTGAGTAAGTGGCAGCCCTGGGATTTGATTTCTGGTGTGAGTCTCCAAAGGACCTCCTAGAATTGTGAAGTTAGAATGGGTGGACTTGACCCGTAGCAAAGACGTTTTCTTAGACCTCCCTTGGGGGCCTctttgactttaaaacaaaggtaGAGTGGAAGAAGACAGGGAAGTCAGAAAGATCAGAgtgaagttgggggtggggagcatggGAGGGGATGAAGAAGAGCAAGAGCGAGTGTAAGTCATCGAATCTGTTTGCATTGTAGAGATGGATCCGCCTCTGCGACTTACTATTTCAAAGACCAGTCTGCTGCAGAAATAGGGAACAAGTCTTGGCTCTATCTTCAAAGCCTCaaatcagaggaggaggagatgccCTTACGAAATGAGCAGGTAGAtggcagcaggaggggaggaggtgtgGTGACTAAAAAGCATATGCAAAAGGATGATGCTTGCTCATGTCATTTACATACTGCAAGGTGTGCTCCTCACTCTCTTATTTCCTGTTCCCCAAAGACCTGTCAGAAGATTCTGAGTGATAAAATTCCCTTAATGAAAAGCCTGGATCatagtaaaaacaaacataaaaatcctGAGAGAAGACAGTACATATTCAGAAATCTTTTGCCATAGAACTTCTAATTTTAGAAACTCGGAAGTGCTAGAAAAGAAACTCACAAAGATCCTCCCTTCCAAGGCGATATTAAAGACAGAGATGCAGTATGGACTAGTAGTAAGAGGCCAGGCCTTAGAATCCAACGTTCTATGTTTGAATGCCGGTGCCATCACTTCATAGTGGGCTGATCTTGGAAAGTTACTTACGCTGTTTTGCCTCTGTGTTTTATTGTTTACAACCTAATGAATAATAACAGTATCTTTTTCGCAGGGGTGTCTGGAAGATGAGGTGAGAGAAAGCACTCTGGCTTTCACCTGTGGGCCAGACTTTACAGTGGGTGCTTTACCTATATGTCCTTGCATTTAATCCCACCCACATTTCACTGAGGCATTATCACACAATAAATGTATCACACAGTAAATTACCACACAATAGATGGTGTGAGCCCTGAGCTCACACAGCAGGTAAGCAACAGAGCTAGGATTTGCACTAAGCTATAACTACCTGCAAAGCTAGAGCCCATGGCATGATGCTGGGTTGTCTTCCAGTCACTAATCACTTGGATATTTCCAGTTTAGAAGCAATCAGCCGTGTTTCCCACATGCAACTCCTACACAAACTCTAAAATAAGTGTCACAGCTTTTTactttgtcatttcctttttctaataATCATATTAGGTACAGAAAAGAGCAAAGGAGTGTTCCCAAGCTCTCGATTTGATTCTGGACATTGATCGTGGAAGGCCAGTGAAGAATGTATTAGATTTAGAGTTTGATTTGGAGCAACTGAAGGTGAGCTTAAGAAAAAGCCATTTCCCTTGTCCTGTCATTCTGCATTGTTCCTTTTCATCTGCTTTTCTACTGTAATGCAAGGTATGACATGACAGAGggctgcaaattaaaaaaaaaggatatgcgAAATATTACAGCAATGAGGAATGTATTACGTTGCATTAGCTATGAAATGGCCAACAGCCAGCTTTGAGCTACAAAAATAGCAATTTCTCTGGTTCAACTCATTACCTCCCGGGGAAGTCGTGTAAGTTCTTGGATGGCGCTTGCATGTTTTTGAGCTTGATCCTGAAATGGTGGTCAAAAGTTTTCAGCAGACTATTGAGAGGGGGTGGAAGACCATCAAAGTGGACAGCATGAACAAAGACCCAAAATTGTGTGTGGAGGATGGAGTACAagggatagagagaatgagaagtaCTTCAGTTCAGGCAGAAGATGATGGTCTGTTCTCCTGACACAGAGAAGAGTTTTTGTCCCTTagccagcccctccctctcctgcctccctgcttTTGTACATGTTATTCCCTTGGCTTGACACATTCTTCTCCCTGAGTCTTGCTTGCTCTTCAAATcaggcatcacctcctccaggaagctttcttGTACTCCACTGCCAACCCTGGGCTGGTGAGTTATCTATCACGTGTGCTCCTTGGCACCGCCCTGATGTATTTGCATCACGTATCTGTATCTTTCTCCACTGGTGGACTGGGAGCCCACTGAAAATGGTCtccggtgcctggcacagagcaggtgctcaacagACACGCGTGGAATGAACACATGAATTAAAcgtggagtggggagaggcagaagtcGGCAATGATGTTGGTGTTCCAAGTGTGGGTGCCTAGGAAGATCATCAAGTTCACTTCTGAACTTCTATGAATGCTCaacatgtgtatttgtgtgtatatatatgtatatgcatatgtacgtgtatgtatatgtgtgtgtgagtgcatgtgatggtgtgtgtatgtatttcttttacaAGAAATCAGAGTACTTAACCATGTCCATCAAATgaataagaattttataatttgaaaaaccaTTCTATTCTAAACAGCTGTGAGATAATGATGAATATATATCGTGCTTTTTCATATAGGACTCTATCGACAGGAATAAGATAGCAGTAATTGGACACTCTTTTGGCGGAGCCACAGTGATTCAGACTCTTAGTGAAGACCAGAGATTCAGGTAAGAGaaggaggcaaagaaagaaaacagtaagtTACTGGAAGAGGGAAAGCGATAACCCATGTGAGATAGAATATTTATCAAATTCTTAATGAGGAAAGGATCCTTCAGGGTTTATAAGTCTGTTCTTTTGCCTCCATAAAGTACCTTATATGAATTTTCCCAGACAAAAACCATCTACTTTGCTTGCTATTAAAAGCTTTCCCCATTCCTATATATTTTCCCTCATCATTCTTATTTATCTGCTTAAGGGCTTAATATTTTCACTTGGAAATTTAtccttatatatacattttatctaTGACATAATGGTTGTGATATCAGTAGTGTATCTTATAGTACTTTTAGATTTCCCCAATATGcaaggcatttttaaatttttttttttccatctttaagaTCGGTAgaggtcttggggcacctgggtagttcagtcagttaagcgtctgacttttggtttcagcacaggtcatgatctcagattcaTAAGAacaagtcccaagttgggctctgcactaagtgcagagtctgcttgagattctttcccttttcctctccctccccctctgctcctccctccactggctctctctctctcaaataaataaataaataaataaataaataaataaataaataaataaaatcttctttaaaaagatggatAGAGGTCTTAAATTACAGTTGGTGAGAGTCAGGACCAGACACCAGTCTTacaacttgaaaaatattttctttcttgaaccACGGCATCACAGACTTGATGAGATCGTGAAGAGCCAACCATCTAGAAAATGGGTAGGACCCTTTATGAAACTTCAtctcacaaatttttaaaatcagtttccaTAAGGGAATTCTCTTCTTTTGCCCATTTAGCACATAAAGTGGAGTGTCCAAAAGGTCCAAAAACATAGGATAAACTTACTTGTAAAAAGCAagttacattttcaaatgatatacCCAGTATGTTTTTCTTCAACCTCCAGACACTTTTCCAGGTGAGGTACCTCTAAATATAAAGCAACTGGTCCAACAGTTAACTGTGAAAAAGGCATAATAAATCGACTGCAGAGTGTCCAGAAGGTCTGGAAACATAGGGGCAATAGGGCATATATTGTATGTCTTCAGACACGCCACAGTTTTGGAGAAATTgttatttaagaatttattttgaaagcaatgtagcaaaaatgaataaaacattttaaagatactatatCTTTCTAAAGGTCACAATTCCTAAATGTCTCCTaaagaaaatgattatataaTTCCAAGTCCGCTACCTTATAAAGCTAATCATATTCCCTTCCCACACTGAGGTATAATACTAGTGAGATAACCCATAATAAACCAGGATGGTGTATGCCCATTAAACCTAACATCATTAGAAATTCCACATGTCAGTCAGCGTGTAACCAGCCTTCTTTTGTCATTGTCCCCAAACTCCTGCAGGTGCGGGATTGCCCTGGATGCTTGGATGCTTCCGCTGGATGATGAGATATATTCCAGAATTCCTCAGCCCCTCTTTTTTATCAACTCAGAACGGTTCCAGTATCCTTCTAATAtcgaaaaaatggaaaaatgctaCTCAcctggcaaagaaagaaaaatgattacaATCAGGTAAGTATTAGTAAGTGATTTATTTCATCATCTGAAACAGAAACTTGAAACTTGGATAAACACCAAAAGATACCATTTGGTAGGCATGATAGAGTTGTTAAATTCATTGTTTAGACTTTCAGTGAGGGAGAATATTAGATAATTTCAGGGTCTAAGTGCATTTATGcttgctcttttttaaaatgcagatgttttgagtagttttttttgttgttgttatgttagtacatcactagtttttgttgtagtgttccatgattcattgtttgcgtataacacccagtgctccatacgatacatgccctccttaatacccaccaccgggctaccccatcccccacccccctcccctctgaaacccgcagtttgtttctcagagtccatagtctctcatggttcgtctccctctctgatttcccccccttcatttgtcccttccttctcctaatgtccttcatgccattccttatgttccacatatgagtgaaaccatatgataattgtctttctctgcttgacttatttcacttagcataatcccctccagttccatccatgtcgatgcaaatggtaggtattcatcctttctgatggctgagtaatattccattgtatatatggacgacatcttctttatccattcgtctgttgaagggcatctcggctccttccatagtttggctattgtggacattgctgctatgaacattggggtacatgtaccccttcttttcattacatctgtgtctttggggtaaatacccagtagtgcaattgctgggtcatagggtagctctatttttaactttttgaggaacctcgatactgttttccaaagtggctataccagcttgcactcccatcaacagtgtaagagggttcccctttttccatatcctcgccaacatttgttgtttcctgtattgtcaatttttgccattctaactggtgtaaggtggtatctcaatgtgtttttgttgtgttttttttttaatattttatttatttttttaacagcaatagagacagtgagagagggaacacaagcagggagagtgggagagggagaagcaggcttcccgccgagcagggagcctgatgtgggactcgatcccagaaccctgggatcatgacctgagccaaaggcagacgcttaacgactgagccacccaggcgcccccaatgtggttttgatttgaatttccctgatggctaatgatgttgaacattttttcaggtgtctgttagccattcatatgtcttctttggagaagtgtctgatcatgtcttctgctcattttttgacttgattatttgttttttgg encodes the following:
- the PLA2G7 gene encoding platelet-activating factor acetylhydrolase isoform X1; protein product: MLPSKLHALFCLCSCLAPVHPIDWQDLNPVAHIRSSAWANKIQALMAVASVGQSKIPKGNGSYSVGCTDLMFDYTEKGTFLRLYYPSQEDDHHSDTLWIPNKEYFFGLSKYLGTHWLMGKILSLFFGSMTTPADWNSPLRTGEKYPLIVFSHGLGAFRTIYSAICIDLASYGFIVAAVEHRDGSASATYYFKDQSAAEIGNKSWLYLQSLKSEEEEMPLRNEQGCLEDEVRESTLAFTCGPDFTVQKRAKECSQALDLILDIDRGRPVKNVLDLEFDLEQLKDSIDRNKIAVIGHSFGGATVIQTLSEDQRFRCGIALDAWMLPLDDEIYSRIPQPLFFINSERFQYPSNIEKMEKCYSPGKERKMITIRGSVHQNFADFTFATGKIVGYIFTLKGDIDSNVALDLSNRASLAFLQKHLGLQKDFDQWDSLIEGEDDNLIPGTNINTTSQHVTLQNSTGTEQ
- the PLA2G7 gene encoding platelet-activating factor acetylhydrolase isoform X5, whose translation is MLPSKLHALFCLCSCLAPVHPIDWQDLNPVAHIRSSAWANKIQALMAVASVGQSKIPKGNGSYSVGCTDLMFDYTEKGTFLRLYYPSQEDDHHSDTLWIPNKEYFFGLSKYLGTHWLMGKILSLFFGSMTTPADWNSPLRTGEKYPLIVFSHGLGAFRTIYSAICIDLASYGFIVAAVEHRDGSASATYYFKDQSAAEIGNKSWLYLQSLKSEEEEMPLRNEQGCLEDEVRESTLAFTCGPDFTVQKRAKECSQALDLILDIDRGRPVKNVLDLEFDLEQLKDSIDRNKIAVIGHSFGGATVIQTLSEDQRFRCGIALDAWMLPLDDEIYSRIPQPLFFINSERFQYPSNIEKMEKCYSPGKERKMITIRTAERF
- the PLA2G7 gene encoding platelet-activating factor acetylhydrolase isoform X2, which encodes MLPSKLHALFCLCSCLAPVHPIDWQDLNPVAHIRSSAWANKIQALMAVASVGQSKIPKGNGSYSVGCTDLMFDYTEKGTFLRLYYPSQEDDHHSDTLWIPNKEYFFGLSKYLGTHWLMGKILSLFFGSMTTPADWNSPLRTGEKYPLIVFSHGLGAFRTIYSAICIDLASYGFIVAAVEHRDGSASATYYFKDQSAAEIGNKSWLYLQSLKSEEEEMPLRNEQGCLEDEVQKRAKECSQALDLILDIDRGRPVKNVLDLEFDLEQLKDSIDRNKIAVIGHSFGGATVIQTLSEDQRFRCGIALDAWMLPLDDEIYSRIPQPLFFINSERFQYPSNIEKMEKCYSPGKERKMITIRGSVHQNFADFTFATGKIVGYIFTLKGDIDSNVALDLSNRASLAFLQKHLGLQKDFDQWDSLIEGEDDNLIPGTNINTTSQHVTLQNSTGTEQ
- the PLA2G7 gene encoding platelet-activating factor acetylhydrolase isoform X4; this encodes MAVASVGQSKIPKGNGSYSVGCTDLMFDYTEKGTFLRLYYPSQEDDHHSDTLWIPNKEYFFGLSKYLGTHWLMGKILSLFFGSMTTPADWNSPLRTGEKYPLIVFSHGLGAFRTIYSAICIDLASYGFIVAAVEHRDGSASATYYFKDQSAAEIGNKSWLYLQSLKSEEEEMPLRNEQGCLEDEVRESTLAFTCGPDFTVQKRAKECSQALDLILDIDRGRPVKNVLDLEFDLEQLKDSIDRNKIAVIGHSFGGATVIQTLSEDQRFRCGIALDAWMLPLDDEIYSRIPQPLFFINSERFQYPSNIEKMEKCYSPGKERKMITIRGSVHQNFADFTFATGKIVGYIFTLKGDIDSNVALDLSNRASLAFLQKHLGLQKDFDQWDSLIEGEDDNLIPGTNINTTSQHVTLQNSTGTEQ
- the PLA2G7 gene encoding platelet-activating factor acetylhydrolase isoform X3, with product MLPSKLHALFCLCSCLAPVHPIDWQDLNPVAHIRSSAWANKIQALMAVASVGQSKIPKGNGSYSVGCTDLMFDYTEKGTFLRLYYPSQEDDHHSDTLWIPNKEYFFGLSKYLGTHWLMGKILSLFFGSMTTPADWNSPLRTGEKYPLIVFSHGLGAFRTIYSAICIDLASYGFIVAAVEHRDGSASATYYFKDQSAAEIGNKSWLYLQSLKSEEEEMPLRNEQVQKRAKECSQALDLILDIDRGRPVKNVLDLEFDLEQLKDSIDRNKIAVIGHSFGGATVIQTLSEDQRFRCGIALDAWMLPLDDEIYSRIPQPLFFINSERFQYPSNIEKMEKCYSPGKERKMITIRGSVHQNFADFTFATGKIVGYIFTLKGDIDSNVALDLSNRASLAFLQKHLGLQKDFDQWDSLIEGEDDNLIPGTNINTTSQHVTLQNSTGTEQ